The genomic stretch ATCCAGCAGTAACTGCTATACATGCAATCATAAGAACCCAATTGATATCTGGAATATATATGTGACCAAGAAACTTCTTAGATGTGTGCACAACCTTGACTTTCGGAAAGCAACCCAGCGCAAGAGCTTGTTTGATTATTGAAAATGTTGCAGATATGGTAGCTTGACTAGCAATGATTGCCGCTGCTGTTGCCACAATAAACATGGGCCAATAAATACTATCTATAAAAACAAAACATGTCACAATGGTCACCTGAAATAAAAGAGAAGATAAGAGAATGGTATATTGAAGGTCAACAAACCTGGAATTGCTCGGTAGAATGCATCAGAAACATGGTCTCTGTTGCCAACAAGATATGCAGCTTGCCCGATGTATGCCAAAAGAAGACAAGGAAACACAATTGTAGTAAAAGCTATCTGCAAGGAAATATGATATCAGTACAAAAGGTATTGAGAAATATTGGCCATGATTATCATAGAATCCTATTAACCTGAATAGCTAGTACAGGGAAATGAGACAGGTCAGCAAATAACGCTTCTGTTCCTGCAGAACAAAATCAGGCAGAGAAGTTAATAATTGTATTCGAAATAACATAAGAAAGTATATACTATCTAGCACCATGTATCATATGTGAATATCAATAGAAGCAACCTGTTATACTGAGAAAAACCCCTCCTAGTGATATCCAACTGTCACGTTTCCCTCGCCTAAAATATCGAAAGATGTAAACAGGATTGAAAGCCTTCAGGACTGAGGAATCATACTTCCATATGTTCAGAGCACCAATACTCCCAATAAACAAAAACCAGACGAGCACAACAGGAGCAAAAAGCCAACCAACTCTATCAGTACCCAAATGTTGCATACTAAACAACCCAATCAATATGATGACCGCAACTAGAACAACGACATCTGAAACATAGGGAAGAAAACATTATGTGCATGTGCAATGTTTTGGcagtaaaaaaaaagaaactcaatGGATTAACCTAAACAACTAAGTTATACAGAGATCCTTTGTGAACCTTTTGAAAATCTCAAGGTTGCAATTTACCATTGCTCAATTTTGGATGGTTAACCTTTATGCCGCCTGAGGCAGATAGAACTGCAACAAAAACATGGTACACATTAGATTCCATATGTTGTAACAAAATGCCCTTTCAGTGTTCTACTTTTATTTGCATTTAGGAGAGAGCTACTGGACCTTGTGACCTGAAACATCATTATCTTTCTAAAAACACCCAGAAGATGCACATAGTGAACAGGTGTTGTTTCATGTgcaaagacaaaaaaaaaggaaaaaagagaagCCTGCTTTTCAATAGGAAATTATGAGCAGCTAAAGGGACTTGGCAAAATATGTGAAGAGGTAGAAGAtcattgcatcaagtgataagaAGACAAGTAGGAATAAATAATTTGACAAATAGTTGTTTTAGTAGCAAATGAATCGGGAAAAATATTTTGGCATTAGAAAATGTGATCTTGAAATAGCTCACCTGAGATGACAGGTGTGAGAATCCCATCACCAATTGCCATACATGTCCCAACAAGGACAAGAATAAGGAGAGTGTTTTTTTTATATCTATGAGACTCTAACCATCTCTTGACTTTTGCAGCTAGTGTGTTCTCCTCAAATGTATGACGACTGTAAGTTGTAAGTTGTTCATCAGTCCTATGTTGGTTTGGAATGGTATGAACTTTTGCATGCCGGCAAAGCAATGAATAAAGTGCAAAGGTACCACCTGCATGtgaaaacaaattttttttgtagtTACTAAAGATATACAAAGGCCACTCAAAGCACTGAGTTACTAAAGCATAGTAACAAATCCCAACATTCCTTTTTTCATATGCATTCTTTGAGGTGAAATAGCATTTCAGGATAGCATAGTTCAAAAATCAATGGTGGACTTTACATTGGCAATTAAATCCTGCCAATGTAAGACAATTCTGCATCTTACATGGCATAACAGTTATAAAGGAAGACAAGTTTTCATACAAAGCTTACAAGTGGACTAAAGCTTCTGAAAGGAGGGTCAACTGTCTATGATTTGAAGTCAGTCACCAACAAAATAGAAGTGTAATATCAGGAATAGAGATGGGAAACGGCCCAAGAACACACACAGAATTTACGGAGTTATGAACATCCACTTTAAAGAGCCCCTCATGAGACTAGTATTTGTTTATTTAAGGTGATGTTTGCATTTTGATGAACATATGCTTGCAGGACCTATGCCaacaattcataaaaaaaaaaaaaaatgcaactcTTGCTAATTCATATAGAAATTTCATACTATAAGATTGAGAAATAGCTTACCTTGACCATTATCATTTGCTCTCAGTACTATGAGAACATATTTAAGAAGGGGTATTAATGTGAGTGTATATATGATCAAAGAAAGAGCTCCAATTACATCTTCTGGATCATCAATACCATGAGGGAAAGTATTATAGAACACATAAAGCGGGGATGTTCCCAAATCTCCAAATACAATCCCAAGACTCTGAAATGCAAGTCGTGTTACCAAAATAACAGAGGATTTCTGCACAAAAAATATATCATATAAGCCTATTAGAATGATAAAATTAAGAGAACGAACTTAATAAAATCAAGAAAACTAGTAACCAAGAACAGCTACAGATGCTATGAATCTAGATCATTTTGTCCCTTTTCTAAAACAAAGGCAAGGAAAAGAGAGTACTCTGCTTTTTCCCACTTTCAGAGAAAATTGTCAATCTCTCAATAACGTTAACAGAAGAAAGATGAGAAAGTTATTGTACATTGGGACGTTGCCCATCTTTCTTTCTTCAAACAGAATTTGCCCAAAAGCTGATCAAATTCAACAGAACAATAAATTCTCAAAGctgaaggaaaaataaataaataaataaataaactgaagCACTTGGGTAAGcgattccatacattttaaacaTGGTATATGACAGAATATTACGAATAATTACTTGCTATAGCATATCTCCATAGAAATGGTATAGAAATACATAAGTGCATATTTTCAGATGAAACCAGTCCTCCGTAAGGCATGAAAATTCGGATCAATTTAAACTTAAAGCATACCTTTTCTTTGTACATATTCCTAATCCTGCCAGCCTCTTCATCCATAGGTTGATCAAGACTCTGATCCAATTCCCACATGCTGCCCTTGTTactctcttcatcttcagagaCAGATGCCATGAAACACCACTACTTTCTTCAAAACAACTCAGTTTCCTGGTCTTTATGATTTCAACTAAGATGCGTACCAAAACCAGGACCTCAATCTCCGAATCCAGCTAACAACGGAACCGCAGAAAAACATACGAAGCAAATTAAGAAAAGAGAGCACTTTCCTCACTCGAGCTCCAATTGAGGTGCCCAAGGAAGCTTTTACCGGATCACTCCCCTCAAATACTGCTATAACTCAGCAACCAAGTGGTGAAATCAACAGAGCTCAGCGCTCATCAACTTCCCCCAACGAAATACAATTTCCGCATCAAAACGGAAACCAATTTCAAAGATTCCTCTCCGGAACGTGTCCAAAGCCAAGCTTGGCAGCCAGCTCCTTAAAAGAGGACGAAGAACGTACACGCGAGAGGCGGCGACGACCGGAGAGGGGTCGATGGAGCAAAAGGCGAAGTATTGGCAAGCCCCAGGTGCTCGAAATTGGACGGATTTGGGATCGAGGAAGGATAAAGTCGGCGCAGTGTGGTGGGGACTcgagggaagagagagagagagaggcggaGAGGGATTCCTCCGCCGTTGGCTAGGACCTCTCCAAAGTTATATCGCCAGACAGGAAGAAAAGATGGGACTTATGTGATATTTTAATTCTTCCCGTGACTAACGTGGAATCTATGTACTACATAAGTAGATATTGTGCaacaaatttttttatatttattattattatttttgcttTTTGTTTTCTACTCCTACCAGTTGGAGTACACGATGTAGCAAATATTCCCCAGACAAATGTCATGTGTACTTacaaatatcaaaaatataaatatcTACAAAGATATCATCACATAGTGTACAGGTCGCATGATATCAAGGCGTTTGACTGCGAGATTGTTATTCATCGGGCAAAAGTCTATTATGCTCCGCCCAGCGCCCCATTAATATGTCTTAAGATGatcaaaagagataaatcatgatAAATAAGAGATAATACAGATGGGGATGAGTTATACATCTCACTAGTCCGGGATTCAGCCCTTCACTTATTAGGAAAAAATATCATCTACTTACCATCCATCTTAGTTAATCTCACAGTATATAAACTAAAGgcatctttaaaaaaaatcaaaagagcatccttctaaatattttatttcaaaaatattcttactttcccaatattataatagttatgacTAGCTATTACAATATATAGATGTTATGAGATAGCTATTGCAatatgagaaaataaaaaaaaaatcaaaagagcaTCTTCtgaatattttattttaagaatattcttaCTTCCAATACTATTATAATAGTTTTGACTAACTATTATAATGTATAGAAATTATGAGATAGCGATTATAGTATAAGAGAATATGAAATATTTTCTCATTCAGTTAATAGTCATCCTCCCCTACCACTCATTTAGAGAGAAGCTCTCCCTTCTATCTAGAGATGAGCCAATAGGAATAGGGGGAGGAGGGCTCTCATTAATGAACTCTAGTCGATAGCGGTTGGAGGAAGTAGCCTCTCCGGTAGGGGAGGGATGAGCCCTCCCCCGTCGAGGGAGGCATACTGGAAACTCCACTGTCGGTGACGGCAGTGGAGGTGGAGAGGTTGTGGGAGCACAAACTCGTTGAGAAAGAAAGAGGCGACCTCTGATGAAGCTTCGGCCTCACTACCAAAGTCTGGACTACC from Zingiber officinale cultivar Zhangliang chromosome 5B, Zo_v1.1, whole genome shotgun sequence encodes the following:
- the LOC121984467 gene encoding putative potassium transporter 12 isoform X4 — translated: MASVSEDEESNKGSMWELDQSLDQPMDEEAGRIRNMYKEKKSSVILVTRLAFQSLGIVFGDLGTSPLYVFYNTFPHGIDDPEDVIGALSLIIYTLTLIPLLKYVLIVLRANDNGQGGTFALYSLLCRHAKVHTIPNQHRTDEQLTTYSRHTFEENTLAAKVKRWLESHRYKKNTLLILVLVGTCMAIGDGILTPVISVLSASGGIKVNHPKLSNDVVVLVAVIILIGLFSMQHLGTDRVGWLFAPVVLVWFLFIGSIGALNIWKYDSSVLKAFNPVYIFRYFRRGKRDSWISLGGVFLSITGTEALFADLSHFPVLAIQIAFTTIVFPCLLLAYIGQAAYLVGNRDHVSDAFYRAIPAAAIIASQATISATFSIIKQALALGCFPKVKLLLDSKTKVRLEMHMELQL
- the LOC121984467 gene encoding probable potassium transporter 11 isoform X1 codes for the protein MASVSEDEESNKGSMWELDQSLDQPMDEEAGRIRNMYKEKKSSVILVTRLAFQSLGIVFGDLGTSPLYVFYNTFPHGIDDPEDVIGALSLIIYTLTLIPLLKYVLIVLRANDNGQGGTFALYSLLCRHAKVHTIPNQHRTDEQLTTYSRHTFEENTLAAKVKRWLESHRYKKNTLLILVLVGTCMAIGDGILTPVISVLSASGGIKVNHPKLSNDVVVLVAVIILIGLFSMQHLGTDRVGWLFAPVVLVWFLFIGSIGALNIWKYDSSVLKAFNPVYIFRYFRRGKRDSWISLGGVFLSITGTEALFADLSHFPVLAIQIAFTTIVFPCLLLAYIGQAAYLVGNRDHVSDAFYRAIPDSIYWPMFIVATAAAIIASQATISATFSIIKQALALGCFPKVKVVHTSKKFLGHIYIPDINWVLMIACIAVTAGFKNQSQIGNAYGTAVVIVMVVTTFLMIPIMLLVWRSHWLLVCIFTALSLLVELPYLSAVLFKIGQGGWVPLAIAATFLIIMYVWHYGTVKQYEFESHSKVSMAWILGLGPSLRLVRVPGIGFVYTELASGVPRIFSHFITNLPAIHSVVVFVCIKYLPVYTVPTEERFLVKRIGLKNFHMFRCVARYGYKDLHKKDDDFEKMLFDSLSLFVRLESMMEGYTDSEYSLPTQQTGMSLTDITTMENSNERPLSSNVDISYASSYDLIHPAQSQGSSLLRSSGQTSGATDNELAFLNKCKEAGVVHILGNTIVKARRESTLIKKIAIDYIYALLRRICREDSVIFNVPHESLLNVGQMVYI
- the LOC121984467 gene encoding putative potassium transporter 12 isoform X3, with the protein product MASVSEDEESNKGSMWELDQSLDQPMDEEAGRIRNMYKEKKSSVILVTRLAFQSLGIVFGDLGTSPLYVFYNTFPHGIDDPEDVIGALSLIIYTLTLIPLLKYVLIVLRANDNGQGGTFALYSLLCRHAKVHTIPNQHRTDEQLTTYSRHTFEENTLAAKVKRWLESHRYKKNTLLILVLVGTCMAIGDGILTPVISVLSASGGIKVNHPKLSNDVVVLVAVIILIGLFSMQHLGTDRVGWLFAPVVLVWFLFIGSIGALNIWKYDSSVLKAFNPVYIFRYFRRGKRDSWISLGGVFLSITGTEALFADLSHFPVLAIQIAFTTIVFPCLLLAYIGQAAYLVGNRDHVSDAFYRAIPDSIYWPMFIVATAAAIIASQATISATFSIIKQALALGCFPKVKLLLDSKTKVRLEMHMELQL
- the LOC121984467 gene encoding probable potassium transporter 11 isoform X2 encodes the protein MASVSEDEESNKGSMWELDQSLDQPMDEEAGRIRNMYKEKKSSVILVTRLAFQSLGIVFGDLGTSPLYVFYNTFPHGIDDPEDVIGALSLIIYTLTLIPLLKYVLIVLRANDNGQGGTFALYSLLCRHAKVHTIPNQHRTDEQLTTYSRHTFEENTLAAKVKRWLESHRYKKNTLLILVLVGTCMAIGDGILTPVISVLSASGGIKVNHPKLSNDVVVLVAVIILIGLFSMQHLGTDRVGWLFAPVVLVWFLFIGSIGALNIWKYDSSVLKAFNPVYIFRYFRRGKRDSWISLGGVFLSITGTEALFADLSHFPVLAIQIAFTTIVFPCLLLAYIGQAAYLVGNRDHVSDAFYRAIPAAAIIASQATISATFSIIKQALALGCFPKVKVVHTSKKFLGHIYIPDINWVLMIACIAVTAGFKNQSQIGNAYGTAVVIVMVVTTFLMIPIMLLVWRSHWLLVCIFTALSLLVELPYLSAVLFKIGQGGWVPLAIAATFLIIMYVWHYGTVKQYEFESHSKVSMAWILGLGPSLRLVRVPGIGFVYTELASGVPRIFSHFITNLPAIHSVVVFVCIKYLPVYTVPTEERFLVKRIGLKNFHMFRCVARYGYKDLHKKDDDFEKMLFDSLSLFVRLESMMEGYTDSEYSLPTQQTGMSLTDITTMENSNERPLSSNVDISYASSYDLIHPAQSQGSSLLRSSGQTSGATDNELAFLNKCKEAGVVHILGNTIVKARRESTLIKKIAIDYIYALLRRICREDSVIFNVPHESLLNVGQMVYI